The nucleotide sequence ggcaagtccgctgtcttttctgcaacgtctgaattacctgtcaaatatgcaagtgttggtgcagattcgttgcgtaattgccccaaatctgcaccaacatttgcagcggaaaaattccgccacgtctgaacgtgcccttatgcaATTTTAAGGCATTTTTAGTGCCATTTTTGGTGGTAATTAAAtttggtgacatttttttttttacatgcgttttttctAGCATTTTTGAAGCCTATGGAAAAATGTCCACACCCAGGACATGCTGCGtttgaaaaaaatgccactgaccacaaaactgcaaaaaaaacaccacaaataaAACAccgttgtatgtagtgcattttacaGTTTACTATAGACTTCAATGTAATATCTgtccgcagcaaaaaaaaacaccaaaaaacgcTGATTGAAAACCCCatcaaaaacgcataaaaaagccgcaaaacgcagtgtgaatccagccttacactgtTTCAATTAAATAGACCAACAGTATTCTAGTGTATATTAATGTTACATAGTGTACATTATTATGTTATATTGTGTACATTATTGTTATATTGTGTACATTATTATGTTACATAGTGTACATTATTATGTTATATTGTGTACATTATTGTTATATTGTGTACATTATTATGTTACATAGTGTACATTATTATGTTATATTGTGTACATTATTATGTTATATTGTGTACATTATTATGTTACATAGTGTACATTATTATGTTATATTGTGTACATTATTATGTTATATTGTGTACATTATTTTGTTACATAGtgtatattatgttacattatgAATAAACTGATCATTTCATAAGCATTGCATTCTGTGCtccacataaataaacatattcTGCATACATAAAAATATACTAAGCAAGGCCCTCTCTCCTAAATGTCTGTCCTCCCGAACATACTGTACTCTGTATTCCTAGAATATataccatagggaaaaaaaaaaattgtataaataaaaaagtatatatcACAAATCTATGCttgaccacaattttttttattatctatctatctatcatctatctatctatctatctatctatctatctatctatctatctatctgtctgtctgtctgtctgtctgtctgtctgtctatctatctatctatctatctatcatacagatgtgtgtgtgtgtgtgtgtgtgtgtgtgtgtgtgtgtgtgtgtgtgtgtgtgtgtgtgtgtgtgtgtgtatggatggaTATACAGAtatagatctctctctctctctctctctctttttctctctttctctctctctctctatatataatctcAGAAAATTGTGGTTAAGCATGAGTTTGTACATTTTTCAGTATCACTGTCTTCTATATAAAAGAGTGACTGACAGATCATCTGCACATGTTATAATTATAAGCTCACAGCACATTTACTGACCGCAGTTTACTAAAATCCTATTCACACAATTCAGATGCATTAGACATTTGCACCAGATGGAGTTTTTGGGATGCCACAATATTCAGAATCTGGCTGAAGAAATCATCCATTCAAACACACACCAGGTTTAGGGAATAGTCCCAGATCACCAGAAACTTCCAGAATGATTATAGATATCACTGCATGCAATTGTCAATTAGAAAATACTGTCATGAGATGTTAGATTAGACTATAGATATACAAAAGAAATCAAAATTggacatatataaaaaatatttacatacTCTATATagagtgtgtgtaatatatatataatatatatatgtgtgtgtgtgtgtgtgtgtgtgtgtgtgtgtgtgtgtgtgtgtgtgtgtgtgtgtgtgtgtgtgtgtatatgtataatatatatatatgtatatatatatatatatatatatatatatatatattatagagtcCATAGAATGTCTCTGAGAAATatacacacaggcatatatacatTCCCACTGAGAATTTGTGACTGTAATTTGATGTCTGAACATATAAAGCATACTGATCTATTGAGAATAGATATGTATAGATGAATATATCAATTACATATTGAaatgaatataatatataatctcCTGTTTGTAATATGGAGTGAAATCTATTACTTGGCATTAAGTACATGTCACATGAAGAGTGTGCTGGTAATTCCCTGTAAATGACTGATCACAAGTACTTGGTGCAGCAATGAGACTGCTGGTCACAGGGCTCTCTGCTCTCTATTAATTATGACCCAGTTGGAGGAGATGAGCTgatgattatatatatatgtatataatgtagacaGGGATCTTAACCCCAGCTTGGCTTTTTCCCAGCACTTGATCTCCGCTGTAGTCTATTTTATTGGGGACTGAATCATTATAGCTGCAGACTCCACTGTCTACTGATCCTCTGTGCTGTCTATATTTTCGCCTGTATATTTGCAGATTTGAACACATTTCAAACAAATTTACTGGCCCTTGACATGCATTTGTATTGTGTGGAGTGTGTGGAGTGTCAGTGTGTTATCCTCTCCTCACATTGCCTATATGCATATATGAATGCATAAATAACACCATAAAATGCTGAAACACATCATAAATTTGTCTGATAGTTTATTACAGGTCTGGGGAATGAGCCTGGGAAGGACAAGGGTAAGTAGCTATAACCAAGCAGggggttaaccccttccaccCAGAATATGATCTggtgaaaaaaaaaggtttgatATTATAGTAATTTAAGATTGCTCAAATGAATTAAATTGTAACTATAAGAACAGTCATAAAAATGGCTCTTCGTTTTCATTACTGACTCTTTAacacaagtgtaaaaaaaaaaacagcacatatACAGAATTGTAAGGATAGTACCACATATCCCAACAAGCCTAACAGACAATACTGGCACTTGTAATTCAAGACAACGATTTGTTTTAAACTTTAGGTCTCTCTTTGCAACTTTTCTTGTTAAGTTGTATGGTGAGATGGTACTAAATTCTCCAGGTTGAGTTTCTGACTATTATATTAGAGCAAGCAATTATGTTGGTATACGATATACTATATAAATGCCACAGTCTGCTCAACCATTCATTCACAGCAGGGACTATTTAAAAATGACTCATCACCTGCAACAATAATGCTGTCATTGAGTACCAACCCTGGCAGGGGAACAAGTTCGAGCCATTCATCTGTAATACATACGAGTTCAAATATATAGATGTagctatatacatataaataaatctctgtctataatatatacatataaataaatctctgtctataatatatacatataaataaatctCTGTCTATAATATATACATCAAATTCGTACATGAATATTATCACTAAATATTAAATATCAATATCAACTTGCTCCACGTATCCATATGTAGCAGAGATGAATTTGACATGTATTTTATGTGTGCAGGTGATAATGTATAGGATGTACCTGCAATCTTCTATAGAAAGAGATTAGATCACACTGAAGTTTGACTTTACTTTTTATACCTTTTGTTAAAAATGTTAAGGAATTGATCCTTGCCTAATGCCTTTCCTTTCTTAGGTATTTAAAATGATACACTCATGTCTCACATGCAATGATACATAATGTCACACATACAGAATGTCTGTGAATGgaaaatatacacataatataGTCCCACACATGGTCACTCTAATTCATCCCCCAGTAGCTACTACTTACCTATTCATGTATTCCCCCTCTCAATGCAGACGATCCATCGTTGCTAACATGCTCTTCAGAACTCATAATTATTTGTCAAAGTCTGCAAAGTATATCATCCCCATCCCCTAGTGATAATTAGTTACCATAGCATCTAATACGCCAATGTGCCCAGAGCACACCATTAACAGTTAAACGAAGGATTCAATTTAACACATGATTATATCTTTGGAAAGCCATTCTATTAACAGAGTCAATGTCACTCATGCTGGGGCAATCTCATGCAGGGCAAGGAAAGAAGGAGGGGGGAAACTCATAGTACATGATATAGGACATGCATAGGTCTCCAATTCAATTGGGCCAGAGAGGAAGAgtttcttaaataaaaaaaaatctaataattgTCGCCATGCaaacataaaaacaacaaaaatattataaaacgAAATAGCAAATTACAAATCAAAAATTATAGGTGCTGAATtcgcataaaaaaaaatcattacaatatatttatgtagatatagcagagctggaaGATTCATGAAGGATGTGTTTGTCATTTGCCATCTAATGTGGATGCTAATAAGGagctaaaaataagcaaaaaaaaaaaaagcagcagttCCAGGTAAATCAGATAAAGTTCCTGGTGACTGACTCCACCAGTCTATTATTTGGTAGATGAGTGACCTGCTGTCAATATCTGGACCTTGTGCCTATTGATGGGTTTGCACCAGACATGTCCTTTAATGAGAAATATTAAGCAGTAAATCTTGCAGCAAATTTGTCCTATGatgttaattttgaaaaaaaaaaaaaggcgctgGTGGTTAATTCCTAATGAGAATGATGGACAGCAGAGACAGAACAATACAAACTAATGGCCGTGTTGCTGATCACTTTACTCCTTGATTAAAGACAGCCAATTACCGTGCAGAACAGTGTCATAATTATGCGCCTTAATCACATCCACGAGCTCTAATTGCCTTAACGATGTGTTTCATTAAATGAATGTAGGTATTATAGGCGACAGTTTTCATACACAGTTGTTTTCAAATTAACATAATATTAGACATCGTCATGGAAATTGTTTTAATAATCATAATTAGAGGCACCCAGGCTTTGTGTGGTAATGCTGAGAGACGGCTCTCTCCTGGCCTGGGGGCAGCTCATGCCACCCTGTGTGCAGTCATTCCCAGCCCTGCACTGCGAACTTACAAGTTTATAATCCTCCTGCTATATATCTTCTCAAGTGGGGAATAGATAGGAATGGTATTAAAAAGTCAGAGTGAATCTCCTGCAAGGCACTTCATTCATTTATGGCAACAGACAACTCTCTCACTCACTATACAACTCTATaacgtacagatgtagcagaaatGAGTTTGTCATTTGATACACCTCAAACTgtgtttgtatccttttttttgtttgtttttcttttgtcTTGTTTTCTTTCACTCATAAGCTCAGTTCTGCTACACTTAAATGAAATCCATAaaggaataaataaatatgttaacACACATTTGGTGTACTTGCCGTTCCAAGGAAAACCAAGTTATGACACGTTGTAATAgcaaaaaagtaacaaaatatataataaaatagtaaCAAGAAACTTGGTCTGTATGAATGCAGATAACACAGaaatatcctatctatctatctatctatctatctatctatctatctatctatctatctatctatctatctatctatctatctatctatctatctatctatctatctatctatcatctattcgTGTTCAGTTCAATTTACTAATTTATAAAAGTATGTACATCATATCTCAAATGACTGGAAAAGTATCAAACAAATTTACAATTAATCGGAACTCATTTACTATATGATGAACTTTAAAACTATAGATATAAAAATTACTTTAGCtggaaaaaaaacgcttgattcaaAAACCAAAAAAGGAAAATTGTGCTAAACGCAGCATAACAAATAAGTGACAAATtccatgaatatatatatatatatatatatatatatatatatatatatatatatatatatatataaataatatttcttcttgtattaaaaaataaaaacacattctgCTGAATATTTTTTATACCTATTTAAATTATAAATTTAAATATTTATGTTAACACCATTGAATTTCTCGAAATTGAGAACCTTGCTGGGGCACAGATGCGcagacataatgataatatatgTGCTTGATAATCTGATTGACCTATTTAATGGGCAGCATTATTTTACACATCCTTGCCCTATGATCATTCATTCTATCATGACAAACTGAGCCCTGTCAGGAGTCACAGACAGCAGGACAATGTATCTTCATCTATTTCACTAAATACCAATAATTAAATTATTAATGAGAATGAATCTATTGAATTAGATTCCAATACAAACGGTATAAATCTCCCACCTAAATAGataatggtatatatatatatatatatatatatatatatatatatatatatatatctgaacgCACAAGACTAAATTCATAGACAGTCAACTCTTCATAAGCAAGTACTAACGGGTCACCTATGTCATCAACACATTCTTTTTCACTGAGTTAATGAAGAATACACATCCTCTTGCATTTTTGGACTGAGGCCATTTATTAAAGCTCAGTTTAAATACAATTATGTAGCAACTTTAAATCAAAATGACCTTTTATTTCATTGAGCTCAGAGACATTGAGATTCTCATGTACGTTCTTGTCTATTAAGCTTTGAAACACTTGGCACAAAGTATATAAATTAATTCATCAAAatgtcaaattaaaaaaaaggaaaattcatGTCACTTTCTTCCACTTGTAACacaagataaataaacaaatactgAAATGTAACACATGAAGGAACCACTTTCCTCACAACATTCCATATGGAGTAACAAGGTGCACagaattgtgtaaaaaaaaaaaacctaaacttTCACTCccaacaattattattattttgtcttGCAAGCCATTGACATCCTCAACAAAATCTGGAGCGACGTCCTACAAAGTTCAgacacaataaaaaatacaaatgattTCTATTCTTGCAATGTTAAGAAGTCTTTGTCATTAAATAAGTCTATATTTCAAGTGTTTTCCTGGCTCAGAATCATTAAAATCAAgtgccttgttttttttttagtttagtcTTAAATGAATATGATCTCTAataatatcattattattattattattaatattattattcagAGTTCATTCAATGAGCAGCGTTTTTGGGACATGATGCGATCCTTCCACACAGACTGATGTCATTGGCCACAAGTACCTAGAACAAGAAGTGGATTAGATGCCATTGAACTTCGCTGAGGTCCGGTTACCGTTCTTGTCCATCAGTggtgaaataaaatataataataaccaaTGTAACAGGACTGGTAGAGGAGATCACAATGGAGAAGTTCTTCCCAGTGACTACTATATCACCTTGTGGAGTTGCCCCTATTCCAGGTGGCACCAAGTCCCGGGCACCAGGTGGTATCAGCTCAGCTACTATGTGGTGAGGCTTTTCTTGCTGTTAAGGCTTATCAGTACACTGTTTGCACAGACTGGAGGACACGCTGTTGAATAGGGCACATTTGTCCGGGCAGGAGCTGGCCACGGTGCTGAACGGGTATCCTGCGCTCGCTGCCGCCTGCTCATAAGCTCCAAGTGCAGGATGAAGGGcagcggcagcggcggcggcggcagcagcagagcTGGGGATGGAGGCAGCAGAGATTGCTTGTCCTTGATTGAGATAAGCCACCAGTCTTCTCATCTCCTCCAGCGCCTGGGCTTGCATGAGGATGTAGTTCTTGGCCAGGAGCAGGGTGGCTATCTTGGAGAGCTTCCTGACTGAGGGGCTATGGGCATAAGGGATGACAGCTCGCAGCTCGTCCAGGGCATCGTTCAGATCATGCATGCGTCTCCTCTCCCGGGCGTTAATGTTCAGCCTCAGGGCTTTCTGCTCTTTAGACTTCTTCCCACCGCCAGGTCCACAGGGCGCATCTGACTTCATCCCAGGCTGAGAGGATCTATGATCTCCCGGCCTGAGCACCAGCTCACAGCGGCCGTCACTGTCATCATCGGGGCTCTGGTCCTCTCCTCCGCTGCTCTCTGCCATGGATGATAACCCCCTGCCTGCGCCATCTACACCGTACTTGGCGCACATGCTGGCAGCCGCAAGCGCTAAAGGGTCTCCCGTTGCCCCTGATGGTAGTGCAGAGGTCGAGTGGTGGCGCAGGAGGTCTGAAGGGTCCGGACCGTCATAGCAGTGCAGTGGTGACCGGTCTCCTTGCTGGGACAAGTCCAGACCCGGGGGTGAGCGGAAGGCAGACTCCATCCTCTTCACGCCTAGAGTCTTGTGGAACAAGTCCTCTTCTGCCAGCTTCAGCGCCCGCTCCATGTCCCTGGTCTGGGGAACTTCTGGCGTGTAGTGTGTGAGACGGTCACCAGGCAGCTTCTCCTTCCTCCTCCTGCAGGAGTGGCTGCaggtcctcctcactgctcctgtggGCTAGTAATAATAAAGTCTCTGTGGTCCCTGCTCCTCAGTCCcagcctggtgtcatctgctcaGACATTCTCACATGAAACAAGCTCCTGCGCCGTTTATCTTGCTTGGATTCACCTTCAAGAGATTTCTGGAGCCATCAAGCATCCGCCTCAGACGGGGGAGTCTTTACATCATTATCTCTGAGTAGGTTATTATGGAGAAGACTCGCCTGTTGGGACACAGCTTTCTACCCAATCAGGTTAACGTTTTAATTAATAGGATTAAAACGTTAACAAACAATCGCAGGCGCGAGCTGGCCCTCAGTCTCGTGTGGCTGCGCTGAagacagcagcagcagtagcagcatcTAGTGCTTTATACAAGGAGCCGGCTCCATTCTTCTCCGTGCCATCTGTATACTCAGCTCCACGCATATGTTTGCAAGACGCTGTGTCCTGTTAGGAACCCAACAACTGCCTTTAGCTTGACATGTGTGGCGACTTTCACTCATCAATGAGCAGAGTAAAAGCCCCACTTAGAGGTGAGGAGGAGGATGCAAATGACAAACCACACTCCACATTTCCTTCAAGACTTTCACAGCAAGCAGTGTCAGTGCCAGAGCCTCCTCAGCACAGGTTGTATAGAGGTGCTGCCTGTGTGTCTACTTTATGTGGAGTTCATCTTCATCTCAGCTCCTCTGCAGTCTATCACACAGACCTCTCATTCCTCTCTTTCTGGTGAGATGTGGGGCTGTTGTCCAGAGTTATGGAGAGCAGAGGACGAGATGACTTGTAAACCGTGAAGTTGGCGAATAATCCACCGTAGCACTTTCTGACTGCGCTTTATGTGGAGGGAGGGTCCGGGGCAATTTATGAGTGAAACTGCAAAATTACATCTGAACGGAAACTTGTTCTCCAGACTAAGTTCTAGGTTTAGTTCTATTTACTTTTACCGACATCTTCTGAGCAGGATTTTATGCTTTGTAATTATAAGGAATCTGTTAATTATGGAATAAGGAATCATTAAGCAACATACACGTGTGCAGATACACATACTATACACCCGAACTACACACCCACCTACACATACTATACACCCAAACTACACACCCACCTACACATACTATACACCCAAACTACACACCCACCTACACATACTATACACCCAAACTACACACCCACCTACACATACTATACACCCAAACTACACACCCACCTACACATACTATACACCCAAActacacacc is from Rhinoderma darwinii isolate aRhiDar2 chromosome 5, aRhiDar2.hap1, whole genome shotgun sequence and encodes:
- the BHLHE22 gene encoding class E basic helix-loop-helix protein 22, with the translated sequence MERALKLAEEDLFHKTLGVKRMESAFRSPPGLDLSQQGDRSPLHCYDGPDPSDLLRHHSTSALPSGATGDPLALAAASMCAKYGVDGAGRGLSSMAESSGGEDQSPDDDSDGRCELVLRPGDHRSSQPGMKSDAPCGPGGGKKSKEQKALRLNINARERRRMHDLNDALDELRAVIPYAHSPSVRKLSKIATLLLAKNYILMQAQALEEMRRLVAYLNQGQAISAASIPSSAAAAAAAAAALHPALGAYEQAAASAGYPFSTVASSCPDKCALFNSVSSSLCKQCTDKP